ggaagaataactagtgctttgaatagcgatgattgtgactacacatagttatttttgttttcatcttcttatgttattttataggcttattggtactaaattctaaaatatttggaggatgatgttattgcagcattgatctttatgattttgtgatattgcaatatggttatgggatatgtattgtttgcgtccgtgaacttgaagttcccatatgcggtcaaaagtaaagtcgttcacgaatcgatattcgtattgatgaaaggacgaatggacttttgacaaatacaaagttatgcctatgcagtcatgtatttgatagaaaataggataaaatattttgtttgacaaggataaagtctattatatcgttatgatggaaaatagaatagatccttgtatttatccatggtattgatcttcattgatccattttgttatgtattaccgtgaaggctccattgtgtgacttatgttgagcacgatacaactaagtcgattattcttattggcgtgttggttgttccgtaagatgctatatgtcgagcattatgaactaaattaatcatcttggttggttatttagttatttgctccgaaagtcttcttttgtcgagcaaaatcttttgacaattaaaattgattacttttgtaattagtttggttgctTGTATTCCAATCAGAATAATTATaaattctcttgtaattagtctagttgagttttcatatattccacaaattcttgtgttgagtatatgaacgactatactaatcatgttttattggttgatgtagtcgtatattccgtaaggttttccttatgttgagtatgtgaaagaTTAagctagtcatctccgtatgattaccttagttgtagctccgtaagtttacttatgttgagcaccttcaattaaattgatcacttttgtggtttgatttagttgcatattccaattgagttaatcatgggtttacttgtgattaatttggttgagttttggatataaaaaatcatttctatggtttttagtgtccattttcaaaatccttcttttctttcgaaattaaggtcgctcttgttgttatttcgggaatgacataaaatgggggagagttcttttgaacttgtgcttaatggtaatatcttgcggggtgtgcggctgtggaattttataggggttatcttgtatcttaaaactccttgatgaatgcatttagattcggctttatgattgcatctaaattaagttggtatgtatttttcttttagtctatgaaatgtctcttgtggaaatttcattatgatcccgttcttgtatctttgccaattttattgacaaaaaggggacgaaataatgtagttcacactacaaatacatatggttttcggatcattgtgtaagggggagtggtttccatgatcgagacggagtattgactaagggggagtgatacatatcaccgtagtattattgttaaagtcgtgatacaattggactttgatgttacataataatactatgacactgtataatgatgatcgagaatctcgatttctctcattgttatagctacggatcttcaacaacggtgatgctaaacttacaacctttggatcattgaagtacttggaaggacgaaaatttcagggaacgttgaagattagactatggaataggagccactaaagtttatcttttttgtattccatatgtattaatagttttgtcactaaaattgacaaagggggagattgttagagcatagatcggtaaacctcgcatgggttgctatctcaagaatgtttgtcaatgttagtgatcaaaactatgagtcttgatttttagcctacatagctaagtctcggactaagatagaaaagtgtagttgagctcaaggactgcatggagattcatcatacaacgacgaagatctatacaaggaaccgtggaacttcatcaacaaaaaggtatgtggagacttgaacttatctatcactcaaaagtctatctcttctatctcctacttcttatgagacaaaactcgtatgctatatagactagatcatacacatttgacatttcgagctaaccattcattgcttatctttttctcgaaattgtgtgttggtaaagcgtttcgttttgatcaagtttatcttcacctagtgacgaaagtcatgaaaagtttcaatcactttgagaattgctctgacgtgaattggtctgtgaataacggctacataacgtcctctgagaatgtctcaatgcttgaaatgagagtttagattacataaccatgtattccttgaaccgaagttttcgaactttgttgatcaagagaaatcggaaggattgtggaattggcttgccaagcccgcgaacccagtccgcagattcagtccgcgaactgtcggaagttttcgaccgagaatttctgctggattttccaaaactcgtttgtgtactaagtccgtgaactagcggaagttctctttccgggaatttctgctgagtttggaaaactcaactggtttgcttaagtccgcgaacttgtttgtgaacttaagaggttatgatctaaagatgtgctctgaacatgaaacttaaattactaaggaatgcttaatgcaaaccgtggctataaagttcatgagccgattcaatcgaatcgaatcatctttgtttcaattgtgtctcgtgtagttacataggatctcatagcaattgaacaactttttaactacttcatttgagtcatttgaactagttatggtgaagaagaacaaggttaatatgaaatgttcatatggttaaccttttgggttacttgttgaaccaacatacacgtacacgtttgggcatggttttcccaaacccagtaaacgtctacccaagtgtgtgtgacaaactaagttttcgatctaacggttgagaaacattagcttgaatctaaatcaggttttcatctaacggtgaacatggatttctttgtaactaaggaaaaaccctgatttgaaggctatataaaggagacatctagctttgagcaaaaccaatccccacacgtctgtgtgatactagtgcgctcgctagagtcgattctcctttaaccttcggttttcttctctaaaaccaggttaacgacttaaagacttcattgggattgtgaagccagaccgatactacttttatcgtagttgtgtgatctgatcttgcatcttctatcgtacgagtataattgattgattgtcttgagattgtgagagttctccgataggcaagataaagaagtcacaaacatcttcgtctcactgtttgtgattcctcgacaaaccgcctgtgtagtcaggaaggattgtagagaggtgattgattgatctaggttgttcttcgggaatataagaccggattatcaattggttcctgttcaccttgatttcatatcttaagacggaacaaaacctagtgtttatctgtgggagacagatttatcctttgatagacttttctgtgtgagacagatttgtttattatcaagtctgcgattttgggttgcagcaactcttggttgtgggtgagatcagctaagggaatcaagtgcgcagtatcctgctgggatcagaggcgcaggagtacaaatgtaccttggatcggtgggagactgattggggttcaactatagtccagtccgaagttagcttggagtaggctagtgtctgcagcggcttaatacaatgtgtattcaatctggactaggtcccggggtttttctgcatgtgcggtttcctcgttaacaaaatttctggtgtctgtgttatttcatttccgcattatattttatataattgaaataatacaggttgtgcgttcttgatcatcaattggaaatccaacctttggttgttgattgatattgattgatccttggacattggtctttggtaccatccaagttatctctctttgataaagactcgcagatttctatttgcttgagtaaagatcaaatcgagagattgagatataaactctttgatatatctttttattgattgagtctgactgtctagttgattctcataaaaagtatattggagtttgtccatatagattgctaagcgaaatatttggtggtgttgttagacccccgctttttcagctgaTGCATTAGCTAAGCAAGCAAAAACTTTTAATTATGTCTTAGATTGGGACTCGAATCCACCAGATTGTATTAAGAAAAAACTTTCGATAAATAAATCTAATATGAAGAGGAATCATCCCTCTATATTAAATGGCTCTACTAACTCTGTAATTTAGACTCTCCAGGTGTCGTAGCATTTTCAATAAAATTATTCACAATCTTTTTTTAACAAAGGTATcctagtagttttattttgatatagtTCACAtcattaatgttttgattttttttttaacagacaCAAATATTTCCGAGTAACGACGCGAATCATGTTCTACTAAATGACTGAAATAATAACTTTAAAAAATGATAATAGAAAAATAAGCTAATCAACAAGTTCATCATATTGACTTGAAATTAGACCCCCATCCTTTAAAAATTTCTGATTTCGATGCATCCACATTGTCCCTGTGTATACCAATAATTGGTCATTAACTACCCAATCAAGTCATGCCatcgtttttttgttgttgttttcatCAATCTATTTTTTTTGATAgcattaatccttttttttttctttttttgatagcattaatccttcttttctttttttgatgaacAATCCGATCACATTTCATTCAATGTGATTACATGATTGGTTATAAGaaaaagaacatcaaaatacaagaaactaaaatccaaatacaaataaaggTACCAATTACAtgtaaatcgcgaagagaaagggCAAAATACCGCAAAGGCACCTAATTTTTTTTGTGAGATGTAAAGAGAAAAGATGGTATGGTATCATCCTGAACCAGTTCTGATCATTtaaaatgttttttttatttaatataaGAAATGTCCAAAGTGAAAGGAGTGCTTAGCCCTTATACATATGAACGAAAAACCCATATGCCCTAAATCTCTTTTGTTGAAGACGAACTTAAAGCGATATCATCCTGAATCTTCAATGTTCTTAAATCTAGAGTAATAAGTCATAAACCAACTAACAAAGATCGAGTGAATCACCATCAAAACGAAGAAATAATCGTTTTTCAAGCGAAGATAAGATCACCAACGAAGTGAGAAAATGTATCAAACGACCAAAAATGATaaaacaatatcttataaaattaaaataatccattaaaattcaagaaaaacaaaattcttGTTCGATCCGGTCCAAATGGTCCAAATCTGAACAAGGTGATAATGGCAACTATTAGGGAGAAGTTTCTAGAAAAATTCAGCAAGACGATAATGACAACTATTAGGATTTCAAGGAGAAGTTTGTAAGAAAATACATGGTGATGATGACAGCTATTAGGGTTAAAGAAAGACAATAATAACCATTCCCCAATCTAATATTCACCTCCACCTCTCAAATATGGTTCACAATTAAATTTAACGTTaatccaaatttttttaaaacaaaacttAGGATTTTAGATGTGTTGATAGTATTAGTTGGACAAGAGTAACAACACCCAGAGTGCCCGTAAATATTTTCCTAAGTAAAAGTCACGACGAGGGTGCCCGTCTATTTTATCACACAAAAGATGTATACTAGTAAAAGTCAGGTCCCTGAGGGAACTTCCGATAAGCTGGGACCGATGCTGTTGAAGATCGTTTAGGTTAATAAAAGTAAAGATTTGGTAACCCCTTGGAATTTGGTCGGAATTTGGTAACTTCTATAGGAGTGCAGCATTTCAGCAGTCGTCTCACGCCGTTATCATGACACTAGGAATAGGAAAGGAATAGGAATACAGTCCTACTGCACTAacaacaaaatcaaataaaatattatttcatCTAAAGAGGGTAACAGTAACAACGTACAGAACAATAAAATGGCATTTATGTAATAATCGTACAAAATCCATGGCATTCCTAAAGTCTCTCTCTATAAAATGTCAGTCCTTAGTTTACGATCCCCTGTTCTTTTCAGTCCCGGTTCATTAGGAATAGCGGAGAGAGAAAGAAAACCAGAAAATGGCGTTTTTCTGACATCTCCTCTTTCTCTCTCAAAAATTCCTCACAAAATCTTCAAACCCTCTTGTTAATTCTCCGAAAGAATTAGTCTGTTTTGAAGCGAATCAACAAAAGATCATTTCTCTCTTGCACTTTCAGGAAATTTCTAcaaattttctgtttttttttctggaATTTTCTTCTGAGTTCAGTATGAATTCTCTTGGAATCCATGGTAATGTGGTTGATCTTGAAGATATAGAAACAAGACCACCAGTAGTAGTAAGAAGAGTAAGTAGTAGAGTTGTACATAAAGTAAAGAGAACGGGTTTTTATGATGGTTCTGATATTGATAATGAGATTTCACCGGTTAAAAAACGAAAGAGAAGTAAAGTCTTAGCTAGGAAAACTACTATGGCTGGAAAATCACTGGAAATGAAGTTTAACATGTATAGgaaagaaggaggagaagaagaagataacggAAATGAAATCTCTCCGTCTTCTACTTCTGCGTGTGATTTAGGGGTTCAGTCTGATGATTTTGGTGGTCCGGAGTTTAAACTTGATTTGACTGGGAAGGATGATAAGGAGAAGGTTAAAGAAACTTTGAGGCTTTTCAATGCTTATTATCTTCGCATTGCTCAGGTAATATGAtcctgatttttctgatttttttctgtttttttgttttttttgggtaATTTTTATTTTcgtaaaccctaacttttgtttACTTTTATTTTGTGCGAGTGAACAGTTAGAAGAGACTCGGTGCGGTAGAGAACATaaaagtggtaaaagtggttcaaaAGATGCTCCAAAGAAAGGGTCTGAAGTTAAGGTATATGGTTTCTTCATTTTTAGTCTCATTTAAGTTGAATGATATCGTCTTAGTTTCGTATTTTTTCTTTATAACATGGATTGTTTGTTTGACTGATATGCTTACAATATAACAGTTAAATTCATTCGGTTAATTTCACTTGATTTTGTCTAAGCCATACTTGGTGTGCGCTTGCACAGATGAAGAGGTTGAGGTATATTATACGTGGGTACATTAGTCAGGTGTTAAAACCTAAGAACCCACTCTATTTAAAATTCTGACCAAAACCAAATTATCAAGCACATTGAATTCTCCCACAGCTGCCTGGTTTAAGTTTAATTGTGATGTTGTTTGGAATGATACTACTAATCATGGTGGAATTGTTGTTTTGCTTTAGCTAGTTCAGAAAGATGGTATTATCTGCTGCCTGATTTCTTGAGCATCTTCACCTTTTTTTCAGAAGGGAAAAGGGTGCGGAAGGGGAGGGAAGTCTGGGACTGCAATGAGACCAGACCTCAAGACAATAACAAAGGCAAGTTACTATAGGACTTCTTTATAATGTTCAACAGCCTGTTTGCATCACGTGTCTGATATTTGAAAGCGTGTGATTATAGGTGTTTGTGTTTTGTCCTGTTTATTAAGTTGCCGGATAGTCTCCAAACCAGTAGGAGTATGCAACAGTATATTTGTTTCAGTCTaacctttttaatttttattttacagATGATGCAGACCAAGACTATTTTGTTCCCAGAAAAGCAATTTGGAGCTCTTCCAGGTTGGTTGGTTGAACTGGTTCTGGCGCGTGTGTTTGTCATGGGCACTGATTCAAGCTTTACTTGATCACAAAAGGGTTTTTGCCTTTGAATGTTTATTGGATCTATTCTTTTTGTGCAGGTGTTGAAGTTGGGCAGCAGTTCTTGGCGCGGTGTGAGATGGTTGCACTTGGTCTGCATGGTCACTGGATTAATGGAATTGACTACATGTCAACGTCCTATGCAGATAAGGTGATGCATGTTAAAATTTGCCATCTTATTATTTTCTTTGTGCTGATTGTAGTGGTTGATGGTGGTTACATCAACATGTCTTGCTTATGATCTTTCCGTGTTGTACTTTTGTCTCGTGTCTTTTAAAATAAACTTTCTTTTTTCTGTCTCCAGGAAAAGTACAAAGGCTACGCTTTTCCGCTGGCAGTATCGATTGTTATATCAGGGCAGTATGAAGATGATGTAGATAATGCCGACGATGTAGTTTATACTGGTCAAGGTGGAAATGATCTTAAGGGTAGTGGGCAACAATCTGGGAACCAAAGGTTGCTTCGTGGGAACTTGGCGCTCAAGGTGCATTTGCTATTTTGCTTAATGTTTTTTGCTAATGTTTTAAATATTCTCTCAAGTGGTTCAGATATCCTTAGTTTGTAatataatcaaaaatattttgttgTTTGTCAGCACAATGTCGACAACCATGTCCCTGTGAGAGTAATCCGTGGGCATAAATCAAAACATAGTCTATGCGGAAAGGTTTACACGTATGATGGCTTGTACAAGGTCGGTACAAATAGTAACATGTGAGACCTATCTACgttgttgattttgttttctttacCTTGTGAAGAACTATCTAGCCACTGTTCTGTTAAAAAAATATCTTCTCAATGGTTGTCTAGTTACATATGTACTTGGTCTCCAAAGATGAAGGTGACTCTGGAGTAACAAAGTTTCACTAGCTGCTTCACTTCTTCTTCCCTACAGTTCAGTTGTTATTGCTGTTTCCAAGGATTGCCTACGCAGCATTGTAATACTTGATTCGTGTAATGTTTTTCCATCTGCAGGTAGTTAATTACTGGGCTGAGAAAGGTATTTCTGGATTCACTGTTTATAAGTTTCGCTTGAAACGGCTTGAGGGGCAGCCTCCATTGACAACCAAACAGGTCTGATGTTTGACTGATATATATAAGTTTGATGAACTTTTTCTTCAAGTCTTTCTGATTCTAAATTATACTgcttttgattttttcttgtatttgttCGTTATTTCATGGGCTTAGACATATTAGCTCCACTGGTGTAAAACacctttattattttctttgaattttacCTTAtcacatactccctccgtttctgaaaagagatacttttttaggccaaattgaaaaagtgaaagtatctcttttcagaaacggagggagtactacaAAGTTTGTCAGTTGAGGACAACTCATTTACCCACATATTTGGACTTGTCACTAATTTGTGAATCCATCCCTAGTTTTCTGAAATTTATTTTATGTTGACAGGTCACATATTCTAGAGGACATGTTCCCAATTGTATTTCAGAATTACGTGGGTATGAAACTGggatgtgaattttttttttcctttctttcgcGAAGCATGTTTACAGGTACCTGATTTAAACATCTTGCTGTTGAAGGTTGGTTTGCGACGACATAAGTGGTAGAAAGGAAGCTATTCCAATTCCAGCCACCAATTTAGTTGATGATCCTCCTGTTCCACCTACAGGCAAGTTCAACCTCTGTTATATTTTAATTCTTCACTGTGTTTATCTTAAAGGTTGGTTTCTGCATAAATGGACAATCAGCATGGACGTCTGTTGATGTTGTTTCCAATTCAGGGTTTAGATATTGCAAATCTATTGAACTTGCCGAAAACGTGAATCTTCCTACAAGAGCCTCTGGGTGCGGATGCGAAGGGGCTTGTACAGATCCTAGTATTTGTGATTGCGCAAAGCTCAATGGTGCTGATTTTCCATACATTCGCAGGGATGGTGGCAGGTATGATGCCATATTCACCCTTATGAATTTTCCTTGTGGTGCTTAtgactccctccgtcccactaataaATGACCCATTTatatttaaattttgtcccactaataGTTGACCTATATCATTAAAGGAGGGATGTTTCCAAACTACCCtgttaattgattattgttagtataagaaatatgtataatttgatagctatgtttatattcgttgtgTAGGTGTTTCAAAATGCATTTCGAttgtataaagtttacgaatatccatgatatagtttgagagataaatcaattcaattttactaGTTGTTATCCATAAGGGCATAATTGTACAAAATACTAAAAAGTACTCATTTCTCctccttgccttaagaattgtgcaaacttgaactaggtcacctATTTGTGGGACGGTGGGAGTATCATTTTTTTCATCTTAAATTTATCTTCTAAGATTAATCTTACCTTTAAAAATGCAGACTCGTGATAGCCAAGTCAGTTGTCTATGAATGTGGACCGAAGTGTGGCTGTGGCGATGGCTGCGTAAATAGAACTTCCCAAAATGGATTGAAGTACCGATTTGAGGTTGTATATCTGAATCCATACTATTTTGATATTAATAACACTTATGTTATGAGGAATTATTTTTAACTTTTAATTTCTTATTTTGTCTCTTTATAGGTATTTCGAACACCAAAAAAAGGATGGGCCGTCAGATCTTGGGATTTTATTCCATCTGGTTCCCCTGTATGTGAATACACGGGCATACTgatgaggactgaggatataaaCAACGTTACGGAGAATAATTATATTTTCGATATTGATTGTTTGCAGACCATGATTGGTCTTGATGGAAGAGAGGTATCATATTGAATTGAAGCAACATTCTTTAaccctttcatttttttttctcgtCGCTTACTTGGTAGGCAAGTATTAAAATCTGCCTAACCCGTTCACTTCTGCAATTGATCATTATATTTTTTGGTTGGGAATTTTCTCTTCTATCTTTGATAGCGACGCTTAGGAGATGCTGCTACACATTCACATCCTCATGTCGAAGTTGATGACAAGAAGTTAGAAAGTGTGCCCGAGTTCTGTATAGATGCAGGCCAAGTTGGCAATGTTGCAAGGTTCATCAATCACAGTTGTGATCCCAATTTGTTTGTCCAGTGCGTGTTAAGCTCCCATCAGAATGTTAAACTTGCTCGAGTCATGCTATTTGCTGCAGAAAATATACCTCCATTGCAGGTTAGCAGTTGACGCATTCCCACCCTAATTTTTAATCTTTCGAAAttgattaccactgttgatttatAGTGTTTTGTGTATAACTTTGCTGCGAGTTAGGTAAAATGAGTTCAACTACTT
This genomic stretch from Papaver somniferum cultivar HN1 chromosome 5, ASM357369v1, whole genome shotgun sequence harbors:
- the LOC113281347 gene encoding histone-lysine N-methyltransferase, H3 lysine-9 specific SUVH4-like, translated to MNSLGIHGNVVDLEDIETRPPVVVRRVSSRVVHKVKRTGFYDGSDIDNEISPVKKRKRSKVLARKTTMAGKSLEMKFNMYRKEGGEEEDNGNEISPSSTSACDLGVQSDDFGGPEFKLDLTGKDDKEKVKETLRLFNAYYLRIAQLEETRCGREHKSGKSGSKDAPKKGSEVKKGKGCGRGGKSGTAMRPDLKTITKMMQTKTILFPEKQFGALPGVEVGQQFLARCEMVALGLHGHWINGIDYMSTSYADKEKYKGYAFPLAVSIVISGQYEDDVDNADDVVYTGQGGNDLKGSGQQSGNQRLLRGNLALKHNVDNHVPVRVIRGHKSKHSLCGKVYTYDGLYKVVNYWAEKGISGFTVYKFRLKRLEGQPPLTTKQVTYSRGHVPNCISELRGLVCDDISGRKEAIPIPATNLVDDPPVPPTGFRYCKSIELAENVNLPTRASGCGCEGACTDPSICDCAKLNGADFPYIRRDGGRLVIAKSVVYECGPKCGCGDGCVNRTSQNGLKYRFEVFRTPKKGWAVRSWDFIPSGSPVCEYTGILMRTEDINNVTENNYIFDIDCLQTMIGLDGRERRLGDAATHSHPHVEVDDKKLESVPEFCIDAGQVGNVARFINHSCDPNLFVQCVLSSHQNVKLARVMLFAAENIPPLQELAYDYGYPIGSVLDAEGNVREMACHCGADKCRKRLF